Part of the Gammaproteobacteria bacterium genome is shown below.
AGGACGTCCAGGTAGCCCGGCGACAGGGTCGGCAGTCCGAACAGGGAAATCCGCCGGGGCAGTCTCGCGGGGGCCGGCACCGAATCGATAAAACGCTCCCAGGCTTCGACCCAGTGAGGACTGCCCGTCGCCGACGCCAGCGATCGCCAGAGCCGCCCCTGCCAGCCTGCGTGCGGGGCCTCGAGTCCCTCGAGGGCCCTCCCCGCCTCCCAGGCCCGAATCCAGTCAGGCCGGTATACCAGGTACTGGTCGAACGTCTCGGCCAGCCGCACGGCCAGTTCATAGCGCCGGGTTTCGTCCCCGCCGGTCAGCCAGTTTCGGACCGGCGCGAACTCTGCCCGGTGTTGCAGCTCGTCCAGGGTCGACATGATGCGCCATGCCATCACCGCCGGCTGGTGACCGTTCTCCTCAGGCAGTTCCGGAAGACTGGTCCGAAACACGTCCCAGATGAACCCCCCCGGGAGCGGAAACCGGACATTGGCACAGATGCCCATGTGTTCGGCGAACCACAGGGTCAGCCAGCGTGCCGTTGCGGGTCCCTGTACGACCACGACTTCGGGCTCGAGCACGCCGACCGGATCCGTGGCGATGCGTTCGACGAGCATGCCGGCGAGCGACTCGAGACGGTTGGCGTAGCGGATGTGGATCACCGGACGGTTACCGCCCTCGTCCGGGGGGAACAGACCCGTACGCACGCGTGTCGTGCATCGGGTCGCGGCGCGGGGACCCGGTTCGCCACTCCGATCGGCTCATCGTACCGGGCTGTATTCGAACATCTCTTTTCCTGCCTCGTCCACCAGAATCCTCACGCCCCGATCCGGGTAAACCAGCTGCACCTGTCCCCTGTCCGGATTCGCTGTCGAGGCGGGCTCGCCGAAGCGGGCTCTCATGAATGCCTCATCCAGGCCGCCGTACTCCGGTAGGTAGGTAATGCTGGCAACCGGCCGGTCCGCCAGGTCGTCCCAGATCGCCGCCGGCAGCGTCAGCCGGGTCGCGCCGCTGGGCTGGGCCTCCCGCTCCCGCGCCCTGCGCGTCAGGTCCTCCATCAACGCCGGATCCGCATCCAGGTTGACGATCACGCGCGCATCCATTCGACCGAGCGTGACCCGCCCGAAATAGGCCTCCAGGGATCGTGGGCCTGCATCGGTGGCGAATACTGCAATGGACTCGGGCGGCCCGAACTTTGCCGCAGCATCCTGAAATACCGCCTCGCCGAGATGCAGGCCGAAAACGCTCGTCGAGCCGTCATCGTGCTGCTCAATCTGCCAGGGCAGGTCGGTGAGAGTTTCCGTCCGCGCCGGTGATCGCGAGAGGGTCCACCAGGAAAGCGATACAACCATCAGAAGGATCAGTACGGTGACGAGGGATGTCGTGGAAATTTTCACGGATTTGCGTGATGGAATCGTGCGTTTTGGATCATTTTAGGCGTTTCATTGGGGCAAATGTCCCGCGGAAACCGGTTGCGACCTGATTCGCAGACAGAAACGGGACAATCGGGTAAGTTTATCCCATCGATTCATCTCCAGATGGCTTCAGTTATGGGTAATGTCGAGGAACGACGCAGCCACGAGCGCAAGAACCTTCCGGTCAACAGCGTACTGGTGTACTACCGGGGAATGCGCGTGCATCGATGCGCCGCGAGTGATGTCAGCTTGCGCGGGGTCTTTCTCCGTTCGCCGAGTTTTCCGGTGAATATCGGCGCGAAACTTTCGCTCGTTTTTGTCTTTCAGCAGGGAAACGTGATCCAGACCTACCGCAAGAACGCCATCATCGTACGCATGTCGCGGGAGGGTGTCGGGGTGAGTTTTCTCTCCAGCGGAAACCGTACTAACCGTAACAAGGACTCAATGCGAGAGACATAACCCCGAGTCAAGGAAGGTCATCTGTTGTCACAAGCCCACGTGACGTCGTCCACCCCTACCCGCCGGGATTCAATGCCACGCATCTCGACCTGGTCCGCACTCAGGGTCGCCCGGAGGACTGGCGCCTGATCGAACGTTTCCCCTTGCTACCGAAGTGATACCCCTCAGCGCCGCCAGGCGATGGTAGCGGGCGACCGAGAAAAAGCCCGTCCGTTTCTATGGCGTCACCCGGGCCAGGTCTTCGGGCGTCCCGATGTCGACACAGTTTCCTCCCTGGAACACGACGCCCTCGACCCGCATCCCCTTGGCCATCGCGGCGCGTATCACGTCACCCACATAGGGCTCGCGAGGCGAATCCGGGTCCGGGTACCGGCCACCCGCCACCGCCGCCAGGACCGATCCCAGGTAGTCGTGCATGAATCGCGTGAACTCGGGCGACCAGACCGCCAGGACCCACGTCAGGGTCAGGGTGGTCGTTTCCGGCTTGATGACGATGTTCCGAACCCGGCCATCCGCATCGATGTCGACCATGTCCATCCTGCTCGGGTCATCAGCCGGGAACAATCCGAGCACGACCTCCGCGCTTCCGTCGCGGGCGCGGCGCAGCAGGGCGCCGAAGGCATCTCTGGGATGATAGAGGATATCCGGGAACCCGAGGAGCACCGTCCCGTTGCCGATCAGTGGCGATGCCTGATCGAGGGTATAGGGTATCCCGGGGGTCGCGTCCGTTACCAGGTATGTCAGCCGCAGGCCGAAACGGTCACCATTTCCGAGGACCTCGGGTATGTCCCACTTTCCCCTACGCAGGATGACGAACGCGCGCCGTACACCGGCGGCCGACAGGCTATCGAGCAGATACTCGCAGACCGGTCGCGCCTCGACATCGTCAGGGCCCAAACGCACGGGCAGGATCTCCTTGCTGGCGGCCGGCCGTCCAAGTCGCCTGGCAAGACCCGCGGCGGGGATCAGGGCGACCGGATCTGCGGCGCCGCTCACGACCCGTTAACCGAAAGGATTGCGAATGAAGATGTTCTCGCTGCGCTCCGGTCCGGTGGATACCATGTCAACCGGAACGCCGAGCACTTCCCCGATAGTTTGCAGGTAATCTCGGGCCTTAGCCGGGAGGTCTTCCAGACGCCGCGCACCCACGGTCGACTCCCGCCACCCCGGGACTTCGGTATAGACCGCCTCGCAGGCTGCCAGGGACTCCGTACCGACCGGGGGCACCTGGTGCTCGACCCCGTTGCACCGGTATCCCAGGCACAGCCGGATCGTTTCCAGACCGTCCAGCACGTCGAGTTTGGTAACGCACAAACCGGTAACGCTGTTGATTTGAACAGCGCGGCGCAGCGCGACCACATCGAGCCACCCGCATCGCCTGGGCCTTCCGGTCGTGGCCCCGAACTCGTGACCCCGCGTCGCAAGGTGTTCGCCGATCTCGTCGAACAGCTCCGTCGGAAACGGACCGGCGCCAACGCGGGTGGTATAGGCCTTGGTGATCCCGAGGATATAGTCGAGATCGTGCGGACCCACACCGCTGCCCGTGCATACGCCACCCGCCGTGGTGTTCGAGGAGGTGACGAAGGGGTAGGTCCCGTGATCGATATCGAGCAGCGTGCCCTGCGCCCCCTCGAACAGGACGCTGGCCCCTTCCTCTCGCAGCTCGTGCAACCGCTGCGGTACGTCCGCGATCAGAGGTTCGAGCTCGTCCACCATCGCCAGAGCGCCGTCCAGGATCTCCTGAAAGTCCGCCGTCTCGGCCTTGAAATAATGCTTGAGCACGAAATTGTGATAATCCAGGACCTCGCCGAGCTGTTCGGCGAACCGTTCGCGGTGAAGCAAATCCCCCATGCGCAGCCCGCGCCGAGAGACCTTGTCCTCGTAGGCCGGTCCGATTCCACGTCCGGTCGTGCCGATTGCCGCCTTGCCGCGCGCCACCTCGCGAGCGTGATCCAGCATGACGTGATAAGGGAGAATCAGTGGACAGGCCTCCGAGATGCGCAGCCTCTCCCGCGCCGGAGCGCCCCGCTCCTCCAGCATTCGCATCTCTTCGAGCAGGGCATCCGGGGCCAGCACCACACCGTTGCCGATCAGGCACTCCACCCCATCCCGCAGGATTCCAGAGGGAATCAGGTGCAGTACGGTCTTCTCTCCGTCGATGACCAGGGTGTGCCCGGCATTGTGCCCGCCCTGAAACCGGACCACCGCCCGCGCATTCTCCGTCAACAGGTCGACGATCTTGCCCTTGCCTTCGTCACCCCATTGGGTGCCCAGTACGACTACGCTCTTGCCCATAGCTAC
Proteins encoded:
- a CDS encoding PilZ domain-containing protein, with the protein product MASVMGNVEERRSHERKNLPVNSVLVYYRGMRVHRCAASDVSLRGVFLRSPSFPVNIGAKLSLVFVFQQGNVIQTYRKNAIIVRMSREGVGVSFLSSGNRTNRNKDSMRET
- a CDS encoding dTDP-glucose pyrophosphorylase, with the translated sequence MSGAADPVALIPAAGLARRLGRPAASKEILPVRLGPDDVEARPVCEYLLDSLSAAGVRRAFVILRRGKWDIPEVLGNGDRFGLRLTYLVTDATPGIPYTLDQASPLIGNGTVLLGFPDILYHPRDAFGALLRRARDGSAEVVLGLFPADDPSRMDMVDIDADGRVRNIVIKPETTTLTLTWVLAVWSPEFTRFMHDYLGSVLAAVAGGRYPDPDSPREPYVGDVIRAAMAKGMRVEGVVFQGGNCVDIGTPEDLARVTP
- a CDS encoding adenylosuccinate synthase yields the protein MGKSVVVLGTQWGDEGKGKIVDLLTENARAVVRFQGGHNAGHTLVIDGEKTVLHLIPSGILRDGVECLIGNGVVLAPDALLEEMRMLEERGAPARERLRISEACPLILPYHVMLDHAREVARGKAAIGTTGRGIGPAYEDKVSRRGLRMGDLLHRERFAEQLGEVLDYHNFVLKHYFKAETADFQEILDGALAMVDELEPLIADVPQRLHELREEGASVLFEGAQGTLLDIDHGTYPFVTSSNTTAGGVCTGSGVGPHDLDYILGITKAYTTRVGAGPFPTELFDEIGEHLATRGHEFGATTGRPRRCGWLDVVALRRAVQINSVTGLCVTKLDVLDGLETIRLCLGYRCNGVEHQVPPVGTESLAACEAVYTEVPGWRESTVGARRLEDLPAKARDYLQTIGEVLGVPVDMVSTGPERSENIFIRNPFG